The nucleotide sequence GATCCCAACACCGGCAAGTTCATTCCCGAGCTGCGGAACGCCCATCGCAATCATGCGACCTACGACCTCAACGTCCGCGCCCAGAAGAACCTCGTCCTGGGAAAGGTGAGTGCGGGCGCCTTCTTCGAGCTTCACAACCTGCTGAACAGCGACGCGCTCCGGGTCTCCGAGATCGACAACCGGTTCCGGACGCTTCAGAGCGACGAGACGCGCCGTTTCGGCCGGCGATTCCAGCTCGGGGTTCAGCTCGACTTTTGATTCTTCGTTCTGCGCCGTCCCCCCTCCCTATGCCAAACTGACGCGCTATCCTCTCGAGGCGCGCCAGGCGCCGCCATCCTGGCGCCGGCCCCGGCGCCCCCTCCTCCGGGGTTGATAAACTCCATGAAAACAGTCCGTTAACGTGTCACGTTCCTTTCCAAGTGGCACCGCAGTTGCTATGATGGGCAGCCGACACCCGGCCGCATTCCGGTGAGCAGCTTGGCCGGAGTGCGCCTTTTGGGAACAGAGTCCCCGTTCGCCACCCATTCCGCGATCCGCCCGGAGGATCGGGTTGGACACAGGAGAAACATGGAACAGGACATCCGGCGCATCAACGACCTCGTGGCTCAGAAGGGGAGCTTCGTCGAGCCCCTGCTCTCCGAGGTGCGGAAAGTGATCGTGGGACAGCGCTACCTGTTGGATCGTCTGCTCATCGGCGTTCTGACGCAGGGCCACTTGCTGCTCGAAGGCGTGCCCGGGCTGGCGAAGACGCTCTCGGTGAAGACGTTCGCCGACGCCATCGACGCGAAGTTCCAGAGGATCCAGTTCACCCCCGACATGCTTCCCGCCGACCTGATCGGGACGATGATCTTCAACCCCCGGGACGGCGTTTTCACGCCGAAAAAGGGGCCCCTCTTCGCGCACGTGATCCTGGCGGACGAGATCAACCGGGCGCCCGCGAAGGTCCAGTCGGCCCTGCTGGAGGCGATGCAGGAGCGGCAGGTGACGCTCGGCGACCGGACCTATCCGCTCGAGCCGCCGTTCCTGGTGCTGGCGACGCAGAACCCGATCGAGCAGGAGGGGACCTATCCGCTGCCCGAGGCGCAGGTCGACCGCTTCATGCTGAAGCTGAAGGTGGAGTATCCGAGCAAGGCCGAGGAGAGGGCCATCCTCGATCGCATGTCCGGAGAGGCGCTCCCCGCGGTGCGGCGGGTCGTCTCGCCCGCGGAGATTCTCGGCGCCCGGGACGTGGTCAATCAGATCTACATGGACGATCGGGTCCGCGACTACATCGTCGACATCGTCTTCGCGACGCGATCGCCCAAGGACTACAAGCTGGACATCGCCCCGCTCGTCGCGTTCGGCGCTTCACCCCGGGCCACGCTGTTCCTGACGCTCGCCGCGCGGGCCCACGCGTTCGTGAAGGGGCGCGGCTACGCGACCCCCGAAGACGTCAAGTCGATCGCGTTCGACGTGCTGCGGCATCGCGTCCTGCTCACCTATGAGGCGGAAGCGGAAGACGTCACGCCCGAACACATCGTCCAGCGGGTCCTGGACACCATCGAAGTTCCCTGACCCGGCTCTCCGGCTGGCGAGGACGCGCCGATGCCTCTCACCTCCCAGGAAATCCTCAAGAAGGTCCGGCGGATCGAGATCCGGACGAACCGCCTCGTGAACGAGTCGCTCGCCGGGGAGTACCACTCCGTCTTCAAGGGTCGCGGCATGGAGTTCGACGAAGTCCGCGAGTACACCCCCGGCGACGACATCCGGACCATCGATTGGAACGTCACGTCCCGGATGGGCCATCCGTTCGTAAAGAAATACGTCGAGGAGCGCGAGCTAACGGTGATGCTGCTCGTGGACGCTTCGGCGTCGGGCGATTTCGGCACGGTCGCCGGCACGAAGCGCGGCGTGGCGGCGGAGGTCTGCGCCCTGCTGGCGTTCTCGGCGATCCGGAACAACGATCGAGTGGGCCTGCTCGTCTTCACCGATCGGGAGGAGCGCTACGTGCCTCCCCGGAAAGGCCGAAACCACGTCCTGAGAGTGATCCGGGAGGTACTGACGTTCGAGC is from Candidatus Polarisedimenticolia bacterium and encodes:
- a CDS encoding MoxR family ATPase, translated to MEQDIRRINDLVAQKGSFVEPLLSEVRKVIVGQRYLLDRLLIGVLTQGHLLLEGVPGLAKTLSVKTFADAIDAKFQRIQFTPDMLPADLIGTMIFNPRDGVFTPKKGPLFAHVILADEINRAPAKVQSALLEAMQERQVTLGDRTYPLEPPFLVLATQNPIEQEGTYPLPEAQVDRFMLKLKVEYPSKAEERAILDRMSGEALPAVRRVVSPAEILGARDVVNQIYMDDRVRDYIVDIVFATRSPKDYKLDIAPLVAFGASPRATLFLTLAARAHAFVKGRGYATPEDVKSIAFDVLRHRVLLTYEAEAEDVTPEHIVQRVLDTIEVP
- a CDS encoding DUF58 domain-containing protein, with amino-acid sequence MPLTSQEILKKVRRIEIRTNRLVNESLAGEYHSVFKGRGMEFDEVREYTPGDDIRTIDWNVTSRMGHPFVKKYVEERELTVMLLVDASASGDFGTVAGTKRGVAAEVCALLAFSAIRNNDRVGLLVFTDREERYVPPRKGRNHVLRVIREVLTFEPTGKRTDLTLALESLSRGVRRRSVAFVVSDFLDSGFERALRIANRKHDLIAVSLSDPREMELPAIGILELEDAETGRTLVVDTWDRRVRERFAAEARDRAETRRRLFRQNKVDAVELTTGQPYDVPLVRFFHERARRMR